The Thiorhodovibrio litoralis genome includes a window with the following:
- a CDS encoding class I SAM-dependent methyltransferase translates to MCSTELSNVYRHPLNGTRLISETDPHGDINALLGKDGVKFFVSDGIPDLIWPRTLEASERQAQSIYEEVADVYDKYIHLTFDTFRADEITERTKMVERLHLQSGQTVLEFGCGTGRTTALLAEWLGASGQIFLQELARPVLVKAREKAQQLETPTEVALANGSYLPMADNSVDAVFHFGGLNMFSEIDRCLREAVRVTKPGGRVVIGDENMPIWLRETEMGRVLMNSNPHYRCPVPFEHIPVEARDVTCEWIIGGVFYVISFTVGEGEPYADLDFDIPGRRGGTHRTRYYGQLEGVSPEAKQRAQEQAQKSGVSLHTWLDQLIKASSDTRGGEL, encoded by the coding sequence TTGTGTAGTACTGAATTATCAAATGTATACCGCCATCCCCTGAACGGCACGCGCCTTATCTCAGAGACAGATCCACATGGGGATATCAATGCATTATTGGGCAAAGATGGTGTTAAGTTCTTCGTCAGTGATGGTATTCCCGATCTCATTTGGCCACGCACCTTAGAGGCATCTGAGCGTCAGGCTCAATCGATATATGAAGAGGTCGCTGACGTTTACGACAAATATATTCACCTGACCTTCGACACCTTCAGGGCCGATGAAATCACCGAACGCACCAAAATGGTGGAGCGCTTGCATCTCCAATCAGGTCAAACGGTTTTGGAGTTCGGCTGCGGTACCGGACGTACAACCGCACTGCTAGCCGAGTGGCTGGGAGCAAGCGGACAGATTTTCCTCCAAGAGTTGGCTCGACCTGTGCTCGTGAAGGCACGCGAAAAGGCGCAGCAGCTTGAAACTCCAACTGAAGTAGCCTTGGCTAATGGCAGTTACCTGCCAATGGCCGACAACAGTGTTGATGCCGTTTTCCATTTTGGCGGACTAAACATGTTCTCCGAGATCGACCGCTGCCTTCGGGAGGCAGTGCGCGTCACCAAGCCCGGCGGTCGGGTCGTGATTGGTGACGAGAACATGCCGATTTGGCTGCGCGAGACAGAGATGGGACGGGTACTCATGAACTCGAACCCACATTACCGTTGTCCGGTTCCATTCGAGCACATTCCAGTCGAGGCCCGCGACGTGACCTGTGAATGGATCATTGGCGGTGTCTTTTATGTTATTTCCTTCACGGTAGGGGAAGGAGAACCCTACGCAGACTTGGATTTTGATATACCCGGTCGACGCGGCGGCACGCACCGGACACGCTATTATGGCCAACTGGAGGGCGTTAGTCCGGAAGCTAAGCAGCGCGCTCAAGAACAAGCGCAAAAGTCAGGGGTTAGCCTCCACACCTGGCTTGATCAATTGATCAAAGCCTCATCTGATACCAGAGGAGGCGAGTTATGA
- a CDS encoding BrnA antitoxin family protein codes for MREEYDFTRGQRGAVLDNAGKTPVTLYLDDDLLAACRERAAASGQGYQSLINDTLRANLLADAAPLTEAKLRQVLHEMLPAA; via the coding sequence ATGCGTGAAGAATATGATTTCACCCGCGGCCAACGCGGAGCCGTGCTTGACAACGCGGGTAAGACGCCGGTGACACTTTATCTGGATGATGACCTGCTGGCCGCTTGCCGCGAACGCGCGGCAGCCTCGGGGCAGGGCTACCAAAGTTTGATCAACGACACCCTGCGCGCGAATCTATTAGCGGACGCCGCCCCACTGACCGAGGCCAAGCTGCGACAAGTGTTGCATGAAATGCTTCCAGCCGCCTGA
- a CDS encoding class I SAM-dependent methyltransferase, with the protein MTNHVDKVSAREMVSQRLRQFRQALKSYRETYKMNCRFFLDINAPLVPEEALHGAKVFPNREALLWKVAAVSRMPIIAEVGTDRGDWAEFLLDTLNPTLLHLFDIDFTKVRENLLKSPQVVFHQGDSSSNLGKLPSESFDLIYIDGDHSYSGVAKDIEMAVEKLQQKGCLIFNDYTLWSPTSAIAYGVVRAVNELLLTEWHMTGIALTPNGYWDVMCQRQGESVWSALRNGN; encoded by the coding sequence GTGACAAATCATGTCGACAAGGTGTCAGCGAGAGAAATGGTAAGCCAGCGTCTTCGTCAGTTTCGACAGGCACTGAAAAGTTACCGTGAAACATATAAAATGAATTGTCGGTTTTTCCTCGATATTAATGCTCCTTTGGTGCCGGAAGAAGCGCTTCATGGTGCTAAGGTATTTCCCAATAGAGAAGCTTTATTATGGAAAGTAGCCGCAGTATCAAGAATGCCAATAATTGCTGAAGTGGGAACAGACAGAGGGGATTGGGCAGAGTTTTTGTTAGATACCCTAAATCCAACATTACTACATCTTTTTGATATCGACTTTACCAAAGTCCGAGAAAATCTTTTAAAGTCACCGCAGGTTGTTTTCCATCAAGGGGATTCATCGTCAAATCTTGGAAAGCTACCATCTGAATCATTTGACCTCATTTACATTGATGGTGACCATAGCTATTCTGGTGTTGCAAAGGATATTGAAATGGCTGTTGAGAAGCTGCAGCAAAAAGGGTGTTTGATTTTTAATGATTATACTCTTTGGTCTCCTACAAGTGCCATCGCATATGGCGTAGTGCGTGCAGTTAACGAGCTATTATTGACTGAATGGCACATGACAGGCATTGCGTTGACTCCCAATGGTTATTGGGACGTGATGTGTCAACGGCAAGGTGAGTCAGTTTGGAGCGCATTGCGCAATGGGAATTGA
- a CDS encoding radical SAM protein, with product MAILTGKMMNMQISSLPTSVHLELTNTCNLQCKFCCVGEFGKGEGQSLEWYLGQFEVYTSPELVNIRLVGAGEPTVYRRFRDLVRELIARGFNMSLVTNGVRLLNFCEHLVNFEWICVSVHGLGPVHNQLVGANVFDRVISGIKALQDAKPDVNMFVSCVVCSENISSMLQIADFFAEQNVPLRFAPLVDNSLLSKSDKLLLREQLRLINLYHPEVKLPPYSEEPAFEESVRAFIADDQELARQGLDADRVVCKNIYREVKINHKGNLFFCKYRLLGNLSMNSLRHLWESEGRTKFLVEIEKHVQATGYYPQSCLKCCYLTNL from the coding sequence GTGGCCATACTGACAGGTAAAATGATGAATATGCAAATCTCCAGCCTTCCAACTTCTGTGCATCTAGAGCTGACTAATACCTGTAACCTGCAGTGTAAATTTTGTTGTGTAGGTGAGTTTGGCAAAGGCGAAGGACAATCGTTGGAGTGGTATTTAGGACAATTTGAAGTCTATACCTCGCCGGAGTTAGTGAACATACGGCTCGTAGGAGCCGGGGAGCCCACTGTCTATCGTAGATTCCGAGATCTTGTACGTGAGCTTATAGCTCGTGGATTCAATATGTCGCTCGTTACGAATGGCGTTCGTCTTTTGAACTTTTGCGAGCACCTCGTCAATTTCGAATGGATCTGCGTATCTGTTCACGGCCTCGGCCCTGTTCATAATCAGCTCGTTGGGGCAAACGTATTTGATAGAGTTATTTCAGGGATCAAAGCCTTACAAGATGCAAAACCTGACGTAAATATGTTTGTGAGCTGCGTGGTGTGCTCAGAGAATATCTCAAGTATGTTGCAAATTGCTGATTTTTTTGCAGAGCAAAATGTTCCCCTGCGGTTCGCGCCTTTAGTTGATAATAGTCTATTATCGAAATCAGATAAGCTCTTGCTAAGAGAACAGCTTCGTCTTATAAATTTATATCATCCGGAAGTGAAACTTCCCCCTTATTCGGAGGAACCTGCATTTGAAGAGTCAGTACGTGCTTTCATTGCTGACGACCAAGAATTAGCTAGGCAAGGTTTAGATGCTGATCGCGTTGTTTGCAAAAACATTTACAGAGAAGTTAAAATTAACCATAAGGGCAATTTGTTCTTTTGCAAATATCGTTTGCTAGGGAATCTCTCTATGAATTCACTACGACATTTGTGGGAAAGTGAGGGCCGGACAAAGTTTTTGGTTGAAATAGAAAAGCACGTACAGGCAACAGGTTACTATCCGCAATCTTGTTTGAAATGCTGCTATTTGACTAATCTTTAA
- a CDS encoding glycosyltransferase family 2 protein, protein MGIEFSKPVVSVIVPAYNRERSIDAAVASVLSQTYQEIEVIVIDDASTDDTTWKVERIIRKDGRVRLIRLKCNQGGGSARNIGIDAAQGEIVAFLDSDDVWFPSKIEQQVSCILASQNPSRVAVYCRAIKWEGSECADVVPYWEIAQGEPVLDYMFCRDGFIQTSGLLLARDLAREVRFREIRRHQDYDFCIRLEKAGTTFLMVRDPLYIWDNQFYPDRISRNFDARQSLAWANEQEWPSTFSFEGYLKRHKIFITLGFNHGFTAALIPIALALMRGKIRLTFAVRSMREAFRRKSPDFDRAPGREKLLDAVRESGWTSAVICGAGRYFREILPQLLDAGLIISSVVDSRASGESFIVNGYSVVTLSDAIEMGEKRFIVASAEFGEEIYNEIVRAWPEGRPPPEVIYI, encoded by the coding sequence ATGGGAATTGAATTTTCAAAGCCGGTTGTTTCAGTAATCGTCCCTGCATATAATCGTGAACGATCAATTGATGCTGCCGTCGCTAGCGTGCTGTCGCAGACGTATCAGGAAATTGAGGTTATCGTAATTGATGATGCTTCCACTGATGATACCACTTGGAAGGTAGAGCGGATTATCAGGAAGGATGGAAGGGTCCGACTAATCCGGCTTAAATGTAATCAAGGTGGTGGAAGCGCTCGAAATATCGGTATTGACGCGGCTCAGGGGGAAATAGTGGCCTTCCTTGACAGCGATGATGTATGGTTTCCGTCGAAGATTGAACAACAGGTAAGTTGCATCCTTGCCTCTCAGAATCCCTCACGTGTTGCAGTTTATTGTCGGGCAATTAAGTGGGAGGGTTCAGAATGCGCGGATGTTGTTCCATATTGGGAGATCGCACAAGGGGAGCCAGTGTTAGACTATATGTTCTGTAGGGACGGATTTATTCAGACGAGTGGTCTTTTGCTTGCGCGAGACCTTGCGCGAGAAGTACGATTTCGGGAAATCCGGAGGCATCAAGACTACGATTTTTGTATTCGGTTAGAGAAGGCTGGAACAACTTTTTTGATGGTGCGGGACCCATTGTATATCTGGGACAATCAATTCTATCCGGATCGAATTTCAAGAAATTTTGATGCGCGCCAATCGTTAGCGTGGGCGAATGAACAAGAGTGGCCTTCGACATTTTCATTCGAAGGATATCTTAAGCGACATAAAATATTTATTACTTTGGGTTTTAATCACGGCTTCACTGCAGCATTAATTCCAATAGCTCTTGCTTTGATGAGAGGGAAAATTCGTCTGACATTTGCTGTGCGCAGCATGCGAGAGGCTTTTCGGAGAAAGAGCCCTGATTTTGATAGGGCGCCAGGGAGGGAAAAACTTCTTGATGCTGTTCGAGAGAGCGGTTGGACATCTGCAGTTATATGCGGCGCCGGGCGCTATTTTAGGGAGATACTTCCCCAATTACTGGATGCCGGGTTGATCATTAGCAGTGTAGTTGATAGCAGAGCTTCAGGAGAATCATTTATCGTCAATGGTTATTCTGTCGTTACTTTGTCGGATGCAATAGAAATGGGAGAAAAAAGATTTATAGTAGCCTCGGCCGAGTTCGGGGAGGAAATATATAACGAAATTGTAAGGGCTTGGCCAGAAGGGCGACCTCCCCCAGAGGTTATTTATATTTGA
- a CDS encoding methyltransferase domain-containing protein has product MQYNKRDFGKIAKKIVCPLCGFEAEEFRAFGVKPRKNARCPHCGCVERHRLIWYYIQERRLLTDDCNLLDIAPTRALSAVIKTEYNLLHVSADLSSSEVNVQMNIEQMPFGYESFDGILCVHVLEHVKDDVGALNELFRVLKPEGWALINVPMNENAEYTDEDLGPIQPEEREKRFGQFDHLRIYGRDFIELCRLAGFSMEVVSPSVGVAELHGLLPRERILLGWKR; this is encoded by the coding sequence ATGCAATACAACAAGAGAGATTTCGGCAAAATTGCCAAGAAGATTGTTTGCCCATTGTGTGGGTTTGAAGCGGAGGAGTTTCGAGCGTTCGGTGTAAAGCCAAGAAAAAATGCGCGGTGCCCGCATTGCGGCTGTGTTGAAAGACACCGCTTGATTTGGTATTACATTCAAGAGCGCCGACTTTTGACGGACGATTGCAATCTTCTTGATATTGCGCCTACAAGAGCTCTATCTGCTGTGATTAAAACCGAATATAATTTGCTGCATGTATCGGCTGATTTGTCTTCGAGCGAAGTGAATGTGCAAATGAACATCGAACAAATGCCTTTTGGGTACGAAAGTTTTGATGGAATCCTATGTGTTCATGTTCTCGAGCATGTTAAAGATGACGTTGGAGCCCTTAATGAGTTGTTTCGGGTACTTAAGCCGGAGGGGTGGGCTTTAATAAATGTACCAATGAATGAGAATGCAGAATATACAGATGAAGACCTCGGCCCAATTCAACCAGAAGAGCGAGAGAAACGGTTCGGGCAGTTTGACCACTTGAGAATTTACGGTCGAGACTTTATAGAACTTTGCAGATTAGCGGGCTTTTCGATGGAAGTTGTTTCTCCTAGCGTTGGCGTCGCAGAACTCCATGGGTTGTTGCCAAGAGAGCGAATTCTGCTGGGATGGAAGCGCTAG
- a CDS encoding glycosyltransferase family 2 protein, producing the protein MPKSTPSNHGSRIAIAQTPPAYVPLSHPIRITEQVWPVETVPLVSICCLTYNHERFIAECLDGFLKQETTFPVEVLIHDDASVDGTAEIIRIYAARHPQIVYPILQMENQYSKKKYPMSIFLYPRVKGEYIALCEGDDYWIDSSKLEKQVSALQLCPKYSSSFHETEVIFNGEFTGRKYGVTIKSELKAEDTIAAYAPFHTSSFIFRSKISPRLMTMPRVTSGDMYHFSVASAHGPIVKVAGVMSVYRKHDGGITSSRLVIDRFHQDRIKLIHLLDEMHEFKYEAKAAEVIAFHNRKISIANGLKKR; encoded by the coding sequence ATGCCTAAGTCAACACCTTCAAACCACGGGTCGCGCATAGCTATCGCTCAAACACCCCCCGCCTATGTACCTTTGTCACACCCAATCCGCATCACTGAGCAGGTTTGGCCGGTGGAAACCGTGCCGTTGGTTAGCATCTGCTGCCTTACCTACAATCACGAACGCTTCATAGCTGAATGCCTGGATGGCTTTCTGAAGCAGGAGACGACCTTCCCTGTAGAGGTGTTGATTCATGACGACGCATCGGTAGACGGCACTGCGGAGATCATTCGAATATACGCTGCCCGCCACCCGCAAATAGTTTATCCAATTTTGCAGATGGAAAATCAATACAGCAAGAAGAAGTACCCAATGTCGATTTTCCTTTATCCCAGGGTGAAAGGAGAGTACATTGCTCTCTGCGAAGGGGATGATTATTGGATTGATAGTAGTAAACTGGAAAAGCAGGTCTCTGCCCTTCAGTTATGTCCTAAATATTCGAGTTCATTCCATGAGACTGAGGTTATTTTTAATGGAGAATTTACCGGGCGAAAATATGGCGTGACGATTAAATCTGAGTTGAAAGCAGAGGATACGATCGCTGCCTATGCACCATTTCATACCTCGTCATTTATTTTTCGATCCAAGATTAGTCCTAGATTAATGACTATGCCTAGGGTAACGAGTGGTGATATGTATCATTTTTCGGTGGCGTCAGCACATGGACCAATCGTTAAAGTAGCTGGTGTTATGAGTGTTTATCGTAAACATGATGGAGGGATTACCTCTTCACGACTCGTTATAGACAGATTTCATCAGGATCGAATCAAACTGATCCATCTGCTTGACGAAATGCATGAATTTAAATACGAGGCCAAAGCAGCAGAGGTGATTGCCTTTCATAATAGAAAAATATCGATCGCAAACGGGCTAAAGAAGCGTTAA
- a CDS encoding glycoside hydrolase family protein, translating to MKPIIWRKHGLAFDAPAVAWIGSHAQNPTPLLLEDRMRVYCNVRPPPDANGNYCARVAYADLDRENPTRLLTIAEEPIMPLGGRGEFDEFGTMVQSVIRHPNTGDLWMYYVGWTRKVSVPFDWAIGLAISRDGGETFKRQGKGPIIGATQDEPFLHACPHVQREGDLWHLWYGTGIEWQSKEVEPIYRLFHATSKDGQHWQREGQPFLPLVVEDECQTTPTVFRHNGRWTMLFSYRYGTDFRSAERGYRIGCAVSDDLKTWTRNDDLVGLKPSATGWDSEMVAYPAVLQTDDQTLLFYCGNGFGQAGFGIAIAEN from the coding sequence ATGAAGCCCATTATTTGGCGAAAACACGGTCTAGCTTTCGATGCGCCTGCTGTCGCCTGGATCGGCAGCCATGCACAGAATCCGACGCCTTTGTTGCTTGAGGATCGTATGCGCGTTTACTGTAACGTTCGCCCACCACCAGACGCCAATGGCAATTATTGCGCCCGTGTGGCCTATGCTGACCTTGACCGCGAAAATCCGACCCGGCTGCTCACGATAGCCGAGGAACCGATCATGCCGTTGGGCGGACGAGGCGAGTTCGATGAGTTTGGGACGATGGTGCAAAGCGTCATCCGACATCCGAATACCGGTGACCTTTGGATGTACTATGTGGGGTGGACTCGCAAAGTATCGGTGCCCTTTGATTGGGCCATTGGTCTTGCGATCAGCCGAGACGGTGGCGAGACCTTCAAGCGTCAAGGCAAGGGACCAATCATTGGCGCCACACAGGACGAGCCTTTTCTCCATGCCTGCCCGCATGTTCAGCGAGAAGGTGACCTGTGGCACCTTTGGTATGGAACCGGAATTGAATGGCAAAGCAAGGAGGTTGAACCGATATACCGCCTATTTCACGCGACATCAAAAGATGGGCAACATTGGCAACGAGAGGGGCAGCCGTTCCTCCCGCTCGTTGTGGAAGATGAATGCCAGACGACACCAACAGTGTTTCGTCACAACGGACGCTGGACAATGCTGTTCTCCTACCGTTATGGAACTGACTTCCGATCAGCGGAACGTGGCTATCGTATTGGCTGTGCCGTCTCAGATGACCTAAAAACATGGACCCGCAACGACGACCTTGTCGGTTTGAAACCATCCGCAACTGGTTGGGACAGCGAGATGGTTGCTTATCCTGCCGTGCTCCAAACAGATGACCAAACCTTGTTGTTTTATTGCGGTAACGGGTTTGGCCAGGCAGGGTTCGGCATAGCAATCGCAGAGAACTAA
- a CDS encoding GNAT family N-acetyltransferase, producing the protein MSLITPCNLVRQDGVLAVRPVRIQDADALFPAMADPALSRFLAWAPHVTVEETRSVLAALEGAQSDGKAWHWTVLLNDHPVGLVSLIDVRRTHRTWRLDRAEMAYWIAPEAQGCGLASRASAMVADLAFGSLGLEKLLIANAKDNPSSGRVAERLGARIIGTELRAFEKDGCWHNLIWRELHRRPAEEESFV; encoded by the coding sequence ATGTCATTGATAACGCCTTGTAATTTAGTCCGGCAGGACGGGGTTCTAGCCGTTCGTCCTGTTCGTATCCAAGATGCCGACGCGCTTTTCCCGGCGATGGCAGACCCAGCCCTTTCTCGTTTTCTTGCCTGGGCGCCGCATGTCACTGTTGAGGAGACGCGCTCAGTTCTAGCTGCACTGGAGGGCGCTCAGAGTGACGGCAAAGCCTGGCACTGGACAGTGTTGTTAAACGATCATCCAGTTGGTTTGGTATCACTGATAGATGTCCGGCGAACCCACCGAACATGGCGTTTGGACCGAGCGGAGATGGCCTACTGGATCGCACCGGAGGCTCAGGGGTGCGGTCTCGCCAGCCGCGCAAGTGCAATGGTCGCGGACTTGGCTTTCGGCTCGCTTGGGTTGGAGAAACTTCTTATTGCCAATGCCAAGGACAATCCAAGTTCTGGCCGAGTAGCCGAACGACTCGGTGCCAGAATCATTGGTACCGAACTGCGCGCCTTTGAAAAAGATGGTTGCTGGCATAACCTGATTTGGCGTGAACTCCATAGACGGCCTGCTGAGGAAGAGTCATTTGTGTAG
- a CDS encoding glycosyltransferase family 4 protein, which translates to MEALVSIKKIVVFGAGGGGLDLFGRLDKESKVVAVCDNDSCKWGEYICGHEIVSPEVVFSMDFDQILVASVYWDSIREQLIDMGIFESKIEIDGVLLEKINISRTQPISVVARQRQVTGDAQSQTALRVAYILHEYPVTSQTFVKDEIEAVRNLGVEVIVLAVPSVSKSAFSASGLRGKWVTLKECVEGFRPDIIHTHFVEPHCAAMVANICESLEIPFTVKPHAYDIFRQDYQRANRIKKIGRSPYCLAVFALGYYHHCFLIRQGVPPESVHLVRNVTDWARYFNSDRKKLAPRIKRIIAVGRYVEKKGFDLIIRAFRAVSDSDLRLHVVGEGRLYEQYRSLAEGDSRIHIERKFKTRKEIAEVLKYSDLFVLPCRIDGKNDSDGLPTVLIESLAAGVPVLTTSVASIPDLIRHGETGWLAAPGSLSSLMSCLSDALLSEVSVREQMLSRASSLLNGEFAPIRNSKYLVELWRVLLANR; encoded by the coding sequence ATGGAAGCGCTAGTGTCGATAAAGAAAATAGTCGTATTTGGTGCCGGAGGTGGCGGGCTCGACCTGTTTGGGCGTTTGGATAAAGAGTCTAAGGTTGTGGCAGTATGCGATAATGATTCTTGTAAGTGGGGAGAATACATATGCGGGCATGAGATTGTTTCTCCCGAGGTGGTTTTTTCAATGGATTTTGATCAAATCCTGGTCGCTAGCGTTTACTGGGACTCTATTCGAGAGCAACTTATCGATATGGGGATCTTTGAGAGCAAAATAGAAATTGACGGAGTTCTTTTAGAAAAGATTAACATTAGTAGAACCCAGCCAATTAGTGTTGTAGCTAGGCAGCGACAGGTCACAGGCGATGCACAATCCCAGACGGCTTTACGAGTGGCTTACATCCTGCACGAATATCCAGTAACGAGCCAAACCTTTGTAAAAGACGAAATTGAGGCTGTCCGCAATCTGGGTGTCGAGGTTATAGTTCTTGCTGTACCTTCAGTTTCCAAAAGTGCCTTCAGTGCTAGTGGACTAAGGGGTAAATGGGTAACCTTAAAAGAGTGTGTTGAGGGATTTCGGCCAGATATTATTCACACTCATTTTGTCGAGCCGCATTGCGCGGCGATGGTAGCAAATATTTGCGAGTCGCTAGAAATTCCGTTTACTGTTAAGCCCCATGCTTACGATATTTTCAGACAAGACTATCAGCGCGCAAATCGAATTAAAAAAATTGGCCGTAGTCCGTATTGTCTTGCAGTGTTTGCTTTGGGTTACTATCACCATTGCTTTCTAATACGTCAAGGCGTGCCACCCGAATCTGTACATCTCGTTAGAAATGTGACAGATTGGGCACGTTATTTTAACTCAGATCGGAAGAAGCTTGCGCCAAGAATTAAGAGAATTATTGCAGTGGGCCGGTATGTTGAGAAAAAGGGCTTTGATCTTATTATCCGTGCATTTCGCGCAGTGAGTGACAGCGATCTTCGCCTGCATGTTGTGGGCGAAGGTCGGCTATATGAACAGTATCGTTCACTGGCGGAGGGAGACTCTAGGATTCATATTGAGCGTAAATTCAAGACGCGGAAGGAAATTGCTGAGGTGTTGAAATATTCAGACTTGTTTGTTTTGCCGTGCCGAATTGACGGAAAAAATGATTCGGACGGCCTGCCGACTGTATTGATCGAATCGCTCGCTGCGGGCGTGCCTGTTTTGACAACATCGGTTGCAAGCATACCGGATTTGATAAGACATGGTGAAACCGGTTGGCTTGCTGCCCCAGGTTCTCTTTCTTCGCTCATGAGTTGTCTTAGTGACGCATTGTTATCGGAAGTGTCGGTGCGAGAGCAGATGCTGTCGCGGGCTAGTTCCCTGCTAAATGGTGAATTTGCGCCAATTCGTAATTCAAAATATCTAGTAGAATTGTGGCGCGTATTGCTAGCCAATCGGTAG
- a CDS encoding class I SAM-dependent methyltransferase has translation MSTGAFSNLYRQWAERGVHLYPTEFVVRTMLGTYPRHAFRESWDGAAVLDLGFGDGRNFPLLINLYCKIAGVEITEDIVALAQERFKGVELDLRVGTNARIPFDDASFDAVLACHSMYYLEDGDNFDDNLAEIARVLRLGGG, from the coding sequence ATGAGTACAGGAGCCTTTTCTAATCTCTATCGGCAATGGGCCGAGCGCGGTGTCCATCTTTATCCAACCGAATTTGTTGTGCGCACAATGCTTGGGACTTATCCCCGTCACGCTTTTCGGGAGAGCTGGGATGGGGCAGCAGTGCTCGACCTTGGCTTTGGTGACGGTCGAAATTTTCCGCTACTCATCAACCTCTACTGCAAAATTGCTGGCGTTGAGATAACAGAGGATATTGTCGCCTTGGCGCAAGAGCGCTTTAAGGGCGTTGAGCTTGATCTCCGAGTTGGGACAAATGCGCGCATCCCCTTCGACGATGCCAGTTTCGATGCGGTGCTCGCATGTCATAGCATGTACTATCTCGAAGACGGTGACAATTTCGACGATAACCTTGCGGAGATCGCACGTGTGTTGCGTCTGGGGGGGGGCTGA
- a CDS encoding BrnT family toxin, whose protein sequence is MRVVYDPRKRAINLKEHGVDLAEVEAVLYDPSARTIEDRDHDEERFLTIGQDHRGRILVIAYHYRGKNELRVISARTASRRERQRYEQES, encoded by the coding sequence ATGCGTGTTGTTTATGATCCGCGCAAGCGAGCGATCAATCTGAAAGAGCATGGCGTTGACCTGGCCGAGGTTGAAGCTGTTTTATACGATCCTAGTGCCAGGACGATTGAAGATCGCGATCATGATGAAGAACGCTTCCTGACCATCGGTCAGGACCATCGCGGTCGGATTCTCGTCATCGCCTATCATTATCGGGGCAAGAACGAACTGCGTGTCATCTCAGCCCGGACGGCCAGCCGCCGAGAGCGCCAGCGCTACGAACAGGAGTCTTAA
- a CDS encoding SDR family NAD(P)-dependent oxidoreductase has product MDLTDQPTLITGAAAGFGRALTERLLAEGARVAALDCDGERLAQLAAEQPEVLPIVCDVADPAAVEAAVAQVTERLGGIRILINNAGIMRSAPLLNPLDRTDPRHPLDLWHQVLDVNLNGVFYLTRAVAADMLQRRARGVIVNVSSISARGNAGQSAYSAAKAAVEALTVVWAKELGRLGIRVAAIAPGFCDTQGTADALEAAQLASWVDQVPLKRMGKVEEMVDALLWILQADYFNGRVLELDGGLRL; this is encoded by the coding sequence ATGGACCTAACCGACCAACCGACTCTGATCACCGGCGCCGCCGCCGGCTTCGGCCGCGCGCTCACTGAGCGCCTGCTCGCCGAAGGCGCCCGCGTCGCCGCGCTCGACTGCGACGGCGAGCGCCTCGCCCAACTCGCGGCCGAGCAGCCGGAGGTGCTCCCCATCGTCTGCGATGTCGCCGACCCCGCCGCCGTCGAAGCCGCTGTGGCCCAAGTCACCGAGCGCCTCGGCGGCATCCGCATCCTCATCAACAACGCCGGCATCATGCGCAGCGCGCCGCTGCTCAACCCGCTCGACCGCACCGACCCGCGCCACCCGCTCGACCTCTGGCACCAAGTGCTGGATGTCAACCTCAACGGGGTCTTCTACCTGACCCGCGCCGTCGCCGCCGACATGCTCCAGCGCCGCGCGCGCGGCGTCATCGTCAATGTCAGCTCCATCAGCGCCCGTGGCAACGCCGGCCAAAGCGCCTACTCCGCCGCCAAGGCCGCCGTCGAAGCCCTCACCGTCGTCTGGGCCAAAGAGCTTGGCCGCCTCGGCATCCGCGTCGCCGCTATCGCCCCCGGCTTTTGCGATACCCAAGGCACCGCCGACGCGCTGGAAGCCGCCCAACTCGCGAGCTGGGTCGATCAAGTGCCGCTCAAACGCATGGGAAAGGTTGAAGAAATGGTCGATGCGCTGCTGTGGATCTTGCAGGCGGATTATTTTAATGGACGGGTGTTGGAATTAGATGGGGGGTTGCGGTTATGA
- a CDS encoding acyl carrier protein, which produces MPDLNAILLNAFKLNDPAQLDDLRLGDIPTWDSLSHMDLILAIESAYGLRLSGDEIADLTSVSAIRTLINQKEA; this is translated from the coding sequence ATGCCAGACCTGAACGCCATCCTGCTCAACGCCTTCAAGCTCAACGACCCGGCCCAGCTCGACGACCTGCGCCTGGGCGACATCCCTACCTGGGACTCGCTCTCGCACATGGACTTGATTCTTGCCATCGAAAGCGCCTACGGCTTGCGCCTCAGCGGAGATGAAATCGCCGACCTGACATCGGTCAGCGCCATTCGCACCTTGATTAACCAAAAAGAGGCCTGA